One Spinacia oleracea cultivar Varoflay chromosome 4, BTI_SOV_V1, whole genome shotgun sequence DNA segment encodes these proteins:
- the LOC110794928 gene encoding uncharacterized protein translates to MVLEQFLGIVHVADTTTFSLKEAIIALINEHSLSLSSVHGQGYDGASNMKGEINCLKTLIMNETPSAYYIHCFAHQLQLTLVVISKKSKDCGWIFDTLGDLLNVVGVSCKRKDMLREKQAEIVVKALEDGEIESGKGLNQELGLGRSGDTRWGSHYKLILNVIALYPVICGVVDSIGNDARSDDDARKADHLCKKKDQDIVNAMSLVSLTKERLQDMRENGWESLIETTTSFCDKNGITIIDMDDVFVSPGTKNRGGLDTKNDHHFRIEVFLGVIDLQLQEINNKFNEASMELLNCMSSFSQLNNLSSFDKHKVLKLAEFYPNEFSNVELLSLDDQLDIYIADMRRNNRFCGLKDLGELSMKLVETEKHQVYQRFYLLIKLVLILPVATTSVERAFSSMKIVKNRLRNSMGD, encoded by the exons atggTATTGGAGCAATTTCTTGGTATTGTCCATGTTGCGGATACTACAACTTTTTCTCTAAAAGAAGCCATCATTGCTTTGATTAATGAGCATTCTTTGAGTTTGTCTAGTGTACACGGACAAGGATATGATGGAGCTAGTAACATGAAAGGTGAGATTAATTGCCTTAAAACTTTGATAATGAATGAAACGCCATCCGCATATTACATTCATTGCTTTGCTCACCAACTTCAATTAACACTTGTTGTCATTTCAAAGAAAAGTAAAGATTGTGGTTGGATTTTTGACACACTTGGAGACTTATTAAATGTTGTTGGAGTATCTTGTAAGAGAAAGGATATGCTTAGAGAGAAACAAGCTGAAATAGTTGTAAAAGCTTTAGAAGATGGTGAAATTGAAAGTGGGAAAGGATTGAACCAAGAGCTTGGTTTGGGTCGTTCGGGTGATACACGTTGGGGATCACATTATAAATTGATTTTGAATGTGATTGCTTTGTATCCGGTAATCTGTGGGGTAGTTGATTCGATTGGAAATGATGCTCGAAGTGATGATGATGCTCGAAAAGCTGATCAT CTTTGCAAAAAAAAAGACCAAGATATTGTTAATGCTATGTCACTTGTGAGTTTGACTAAAGAAAGATTACAAGACATGAGGGAAAATGGGTGGGAATCTCTCATTGAAACAACCACTTCATTTTGTGACAAGAATGGTATCACAATTATTGACATGGATGATGTGTTTGTTTCCCCGGGAACAAAGAATCGTGGTGGTTTGGATACTAAAAATGACCATCATTTTCGAATTGAAGTGTTTTTGGGAGTTATCGATCTTCAACTTCAAGAgatcaacaacaaattcaatgaGGCTAGTATGGAGTTGCTTAATTGTATGAGTTCTTTTAGTCAGCTTAATAATTTATCATCTTTTGATAAACATAAAGTGCTTAAACTTGCTGAATTTTATCCCAATGAGTTCTCAAATGTTGAATTACTAAGCCTTGATGATCAACTTGATATTTATATTGCGGATATGCGGAGGAATAATAGATTTTGTGGATTGAAAGATTTGGGTGAACTCTCTATGAAGCTAGTTGAGACCGAAAAGCACCAAGTGTACCAACGATTCTATTTGCTCATAAAGTTAGTGTTGATTCTTCCCGTAGCAACGACCAGTGTGGAAAGAGCATTCTCTTCCATGAAGATTGTGAAGAATCGTCTACGAAATAGTATGGGTGATTAA